A region from the Montipora foliosa isolate CH-2021 unplaced genomic scaffold, ASM3666993v2 scaffold_414, whole genome shotgun sequence genome encodes:
- the LOC137988340 gene encoding uncharacterized protein, whose product MFKSIVHDANVSRNGKIQHLQNSVVGRAKSAIEGYGYGGDSYYEALKELESRFGKPALVVKVTLDRLRKTARIQNDKPQEVRNLSDVVSSTVWTLKKFGYESDLKAEANVSLAVDKLSQELKIKWKDNTKATKLERPSLVDFSLWLKGQADIYDDCYPKVSGRFSSQPHKNKTRFGGPSGMTERQNTFLISNFVSRPKSTNSSCIMGDGQGHKLSSCPKFKALSVQERLKEVQKHGLCFSCLSPQHWLSNCSNQKQFGVNGCSRSHNALLHKLRNVTSMENSGVVSATNPAVQTAVGSSTEHSNSSHRSSHTSVLLQVVPVTLCGPKGYFNTHAMLDTGSTFSLLLADVAGRLGLDGPVESVLLNGIQKTSDLLTKRINVQVSPVNDFGTQYDVNGVLVVNHLNVPQKKVKLRELQEKWPNLWDLELTEVAGTQVTLLLGSDVAELIVPLEIRHGPKRSPVGVHTRIGWTVTGRVPGYIQGQESVCKVHVATPEEELNETVKTWWRTENFGCRYDNDTQRSVEDERVMKFLNESTRKVDGRYEVPLIWCDKNVNLPDNFPAAARRLEFLEKKLVVILSWLQITRELLIWT is encoded by the coding sequence ATGTTTAAATCAATCGTTCATGATGCTAATGTTTCCCGTAATGGAAAAATACAACATCTTCAGAATTCTGTCGTTGGAAGAGCTAAGTCTGCAATTGAAGGATATGGTTACGGTGGGGATTCTTACTATGAAGCCCTCAAGGAATTAGAATCCAGATTTGGCAAACCCGCTCTTGTTGTGAAAGTCACATTGGACAGACTCCGGAAAACAGCTCGTATCCAAAATGATAAACCTCAAGAAGTTAGGAACTTGTCTGATGTTGTGTCATCTACTGTGTGGACTTTGAAGAAGTTTGGATATGAAAGTGATCTGAAAGCGGAAGCTAACGTTTCCCTCGCTGTTGACAAGCTGTCTCAAGAGCTGAAAATCAAATGGAAAGATAACACCAAAGCCACCAAGTTGGAAAGGCCTAGTCTTGTTGACTTCAGTTTGTGGTTAAAGGGTCAGGCCGATATTTATGATGATTGCTATCCAAAGGTTTCAGGCAGGTTTTCATCTCAACCTCACAAGAATAAAACTCGGTTTGGTGGGCCTAGTGGAATGAcagagagacaaaacactttctTAATTAGTAACTTTGTATCTCGTCCCAAGTCAACAAATTCCTCTTGCATCATGGGAGATGGGCAGGGACACAAGTTATCTTCTTGCCCTAAGTTTAAGGCCCTAAGTGTGCAAGAACGCCTTAAAGAAGTACAAAAACATGGGTTGTGCTTCTCTTGTCTCAGTCCTCAACATTGGCTAAGCAATTGTTCAAATCAGAAACAGTTTGGTGTAAATGGGTGCTCAAGATCACACAATGCATTGTTGCACAAATTAAGGAACGTGACTTCAATGGAGAATAGTGGCGTAGTATCAGCTACTAACCCTGCGGTTCAAACAGCAGTCGGTTCATCTACTGAACATTCTAACTCATCCCACAGAAGTAGTCACACCTCTGTATTGTTACAAGTGGTACCAGTAACCCTCTGTGGTCCAAAGGGATACTTTAACACTCACGCAATGTTGGACACGGGAAGTACTTTTAGCTTGCTGCTAGCAGATGTTGCTGGAAGGCTTGGTTTGGATGGTCCTGTGGAAAGTGTGCTCTTAAATGGAATTCAGAAAACCTCTGACCTGTTGACAAAGCGTATTAATGTACAAGTTAGTCCAGTAAATGACTTTGGCACCCAATATGATGTGAATGGAGTTCTTGTGGTTAATCATCTGAACGTGCCTCAGAAGAAAGTGAAACTCCGGGAGCTACAAGAAAAGTGGCCAAACCTCTGGGACTTGGAGCTGACTGAAGTCGCGGGGACTCAAGTCACTTTACTCCTTGGAAGTGATGTCGCAGAACTCATTGTTCCGCTGGAAATACGGCATGGTCCGAAGAGATCCCCTGTTGGTGTGCATACTAGGATTGGTTGGACTGTTACTGGTCGTGTACCTGGTTATATTCAAGGGCAAGAGTCTGTTTGTAAAGTTCATGTGGCAACTCCAGAGGAGGAGCTCAATGAAACCGTGAAAACGTGGTGGCGAACAGAGAACTTTGGTTGCCGTTACGACAACGACACCCAACGCTCAGTCGAAGATGAAAGAGTCATGAAATTCTTGAATGAAAGTACACGGAAGGTGGATGGTCGTTACGAGGTTCCGTTGATTTGGtgcgataaaaatgttaatCTTCCTGACAACTTTCCCGCTGCAGCTCGGCGGCTTGAatttcttgagaagaaattaGTCGTGATCCTGAGTTGGCTGCAAATTACAAGAGAACTATTGATATGGACATGA
- the LOC137988341 gene encoding uncharacterized protein, protein MKKGYIKRLTKEEVVAPVARKWYLPHHPVVNPKKPGKVQRVCDAAAKFQGSSLNSHLLIGPDLLNNLVGIFMRFREEKVALSGDIEAMFNQVAVPEADQSALRFLWRQSPESPIEVYQYVRHIFGAKCAPTCSNYALLRSAEDKEMKFPIAALAVKRNFYMDDFFKSVKSIDEAMEVQRQLAKMLNLGCFRLTKWISNEKEVIAQIPEPERAPSVKVVDENIVMPVERALGIIWDTNSDCFVYEVAKRNIADTRRKMLSLTASLFDPIGFLAPFLVRAKILLQQVWHCGIGWDDLLPSELLKEWSKWQEELDGISQFRISRFYRHVPDSPSAIELHIFGDASEQAFCSVAYLRFCYASGAVKCAFVMAKTRVAPEKPLSIPKLELQAAVLSTRLSLVVVKEHGYIIDSTYFWTDISTVFQRIRGVSKRHPVFIANRIGEILDSSDPCQWNHCPGLLNPAELLNSLGSTCRPTSSGRLIPGLPVTSITSGSRWLNGPAFLLLPEEKWSKGNSTLEPPKQYVDDPQTQETTVTCIGEVQDTKNQTEYFCPAKYSSLTKFLRVTAYLARFIYNCRHSKSERRIGALLVEDIEQARKFWVRSTQAESFPQEVVALKSKQHVSSKSKLVSLSPFLDEHGIVRAGGRIERADIPFCSRHPIVLSPDREFTRVIIMNCHERLKHEGVDHVRNELRQQYWILRCRATVRKILHQCSYCRRRRAKPVPPMMASLPYDRLQIAPPFSKVGVDFFGPLRVKYLRKQEKRYGCLFIFLVNRAIHLEVAFSLSTDFFIMCLRRFIARRGKPTVIYSDNGTNFVGANRELRECIDDWNQDMIGGVLSQDGIQWVFNPPAAPHMGGVWERLVRSCKKALDVVLRNQVLTDELLLTAFAEVEWLVNSRPLTEVSSDVDDLEALTPNHFIIGRGTLNLPPGVFIDKEMSSHKRWRQAQVVATHIWNRWLREYLPRLISRKKWLQPTANVKIGDLVLVSDYAVPRGYWPLGRIVNVFPGHDNVVRSAEVKTKFGVMKRPVTKLALLEECSPN, encoded by the exons ATGAAAAAGGGATACATCAAAAGGCTTACTAAAGAGGAAGTGGTTGCCCCAGTCGCGCGCAAATGGTACCTTCCTCACCACCCTGTTGTCAACCCTAAGAAACCTGGTAAGGTTCAACGAGTATGTGATGCTGCTGCGAAGTTTCAAGGCTCATCATTAAACAGCCATCTTCTAATCGGCCCTGATTTGTTAAACAACCTTGTTGGAATCTTCATGCGATTTCGAGAAGAAAAGGTAGCGCTTTCAGGAGACATTGAAGCGATGTTTAATCAAGTTGCCGTCCCGGAAGCAGATCAAAGTGCCCTTCGTTTTCTGTGGCGTCAATCCCCTGAATCACCGATCGAAGTCTACCAATACGTGCGTCACATATTTGGAGCGAAATGTGCGCCAACTTGTTCCAACTATGCCTTGTTGAGGAGTGCAGAAGATAAAGAGATGAAGTTTCCAATCGCCGCTCTAGCTGTGAAGCGAAACTTTTACATGGATGACTTTTTCAAGTCTGTTAAATCAATCGATGAGGCTATGGAAGTACAACGACAACTTGCTAAAATGCTTAACCTGGGATGTTTCCGCTTGACCAAGTGGATCTCAAATGAGAAAGAAGTGATCGCGCAAATTCCAGAACCGGAAAGAGCTCCCTCTGTCAAGGTCGTGGATGAAAATATCGTAATGCCTGTGGAACGTGCTCTTGGTATCATCTGGGACACCAATTCAGACTGTTTTGTCTATGAGGTTGCGAAGAGAAACATAGCAGACACTCGTCGTAAGATGCTGAGCCTTACAGCATCACTCTTTGATCCCATTGGATTCCTAGCACCATTCCTGGTTAGAGCGAAAATCCTTCTTCAGCAAGTGTGGCATTGCGGTATTGGTTGGGACGATTTACTGccatcagagcttctaaaggaGTGGTCTAAGTGGCAGGAAGAGCTAGATGGAATTTCACAATTTCGCATCTCCCGTTTCTATCGTCATGTTCCAGACAGCCCATCTGCTATTGAGCTTCATATCTTTGGGGATGCAAGCGAACAGGCATTCTGCTCAGTGGCTTATTTGAGATTCTGCTATGCCAGTGGAGCAGTGAAATGTGCATTTGTTATGGCCAAGACTCGGGTAGCACCCGAGAAACCCTTAAGCATACCAAAACTTGAATTGCAAGCTGCTGTTTTGAGTACGAGATTATCTTTGGTAGTCGTCAAGGAGCATGGTTATATCATTGACTCTACCTATTTCTGGACAGACATTAGTACTGTGTTCCAGAGGATACGCGGAGTGTCTAAGCGACACCCGGTCTTTATCGCCAACCGAATTGGGGAGATACTGGATTCATCTGACCCCTGTCAATGGAATCATTGTCCAGGACTGTTAAACCCAGCTGAACTACTAAACTCCTTGGGGTCCACTTGTCGTCCGACCTCAAGTGGTCGACTCAT CCCGGGACTACCAGTAACCTCGATTACATCTGGCAGTCGTTGGCTAAATGGTCCTGCATTTTTGCTCCTTCCTGAAGAGAAATGGTCAAAGGGAAATTCAACACTTGAACCTCCCAAGCAATACGTTGATGACCCACAAACCCAAGAGACAACTGTGACCTGCATTGGTGAAGTGCAAGATACGAAGAACCAGACTGAGTACTTTTGCCCAGCTAAATACTCGTCCCTGACAAAGTTTCTCAGAGTAACTGCGTACCTTGCCCGGTTTATCTACAACTGTAGGCACTCGAAATCAGAACGTCGCATTGGTGCGCTTTTGGTTGAAGACATAGAGCAGGCCCGAAAGTTTTGGGTCCGCAGTACCCAAGCGGAATCATTTCCTCAAGAAGTTGTAGCGCTCAAGTCGAAACAACATGTTTCAAGCAAGAGTAAATTGGTATCACTATCACCCTTTCTTGATGAACATGGAATTGTTCGTGCCGGTGGTCGAATTGAGAGAGCCGACATTCCATTTTGCAGTCGTCACCCGATAGTGCTATCACCCGATCGTGAGTTCACCCGTGTTATCATCATGAATTGCCATGAGAGACTGAAACATGAAGGAGTGGATCATGTCAGAAATGAGTTGAGACAACAGTATTGGATCTTGCGCTGCCGAGCTACAGTACGAAAGATTCTCCATCAGTGTTCTTACTGCCGGAGGCGGAGAGCAAAACCCGTCCCGCCCATGATGGCGAGTCTCCCTTATGATCGTCTACAGATTGCACCACCATTCTCTAAAGTTGgtgtggatttctttggaccgCTTAGGGTGAAGTATCTAAGGAAACAGGAGAAGAGATATGGCTGTCTCTTTATTTTCCTGGTGAATAGAGCAATTCACTTGGAAGTCGCCTTTTCGTTGTCTACTGATTTCTTCATTATGTGTCTTAGACGGTTTATTGCTAGAAGAGGTAAACCAACTGTCATCTACTCTGACAATGGAACAAATTTTGTTGGAGCGAACCGTGAGTTACGCGAGTGTATCGATGATTGGAACCAAGATATGATCGGAGGGGTGTTGAGTCAAGATGGAATTCAGTGGGTGTTCAACCCTCCAGCCGCGCCACATATGGGGGGTGTGTGGGAGCGCCTCGTGAGATCGTGCAAGAAAGCGCTAGATGTTGTCCTACGGAATCAAGTCCTTACTGACGAATTATTGTTAACCGCCTTTGCTGAAGTGGAATGGCTTGTGAATAGTCGTCCCCTGACCGAAGTAAGCTCAGATGTGGATGATCTTGAAGCCCTAACTCCGAATCACTTCATCATTGGAAGAGGAACTCTCAACTTACCACCCGGTGTCTTCATCGACAAGGAGATGTCAAGTCACAAACGTTGGCGTCAAGCACAAGTAGTTGCGACCCACATTTGGAATCGGTGGCTACGAGAGTACCTACCTCGTCTGATTAGCCGTAAGAAATGGCTGCAGCCCACCGCTAATGTCAAGATTGGAGATTTGGTATTAGTTTCTGATTACGCAGTCCCAAGGGGTTACTGGCCTCTTGGTAGAATCGTGAACGTTTTTCCTGGACATGACAATGTTGTACGATCAGCCGAAGTTAAGACTAAGTTTGGAGTAATGAAACGTCCTGTAACTAAACTGGCGTTACTTGAAGAGTGTTCGCCCAATTAG